From the genome of Acropora palmata chromosome 4, jaAcrPala1.3, whole genome shotgun sequence, one region includes:
- the LOC141879133 gene encoding uncharacterized protein LOC141879133: protein MRWSQKQRLQRGALRPSLIYLQQKISRLDLILRKSSLKMTETGLAFSGGGIRSAAFSSGVLRRLLQRNTKIDYLSCVSGGGYTGSAYVDWKYRNGNNDDPEWHQRFFEHMRERSGLMCNWQIPLHGVVNTLIILFLILFVCVLMPLILWGPYVFPVAYAIDLLFGNLLRAEFHCADASTTSPSLNNTADNATHHVSQGTQRSLCQVKTGTEVYYRLVLFSVLASMFVLFFILSITKKFSKYQYDLFLVSSIFGLLFSFTFLPYCIQYLSKDTPVWVQLLVLVFSLAVWIFFPVLRSRSSFVVVVYLYSYFVYWRVFKDAIFGLKYSDYLFFRLMFALGFVLWIAPALGAFQQRLVYLFNRWHLQSAFYTRESVGKWGCQGIGCEDIFLKKCKDASHTEHEKLGHDETGPLTLGDLGPDMKPQYMSNMVVNEWSLDEDEKQTYELLVMSPTVIERLDRREGQVQFEGKLEPKDVKLSAAMATSAAAVARNMGAYENSTEGLKQLQVVLGLGMDSSWVSDTQTLHKRKWYWEIPPYIVEVVRVLPLVTFPLVYFMKGEKADNEIWVAIGVLLLFIMLGILTIFSVLRTGRENPGTLERLTRWFVVNVPVVRYMRQLLSVSNRGPSPPPILLLSDGGHIENLGILPLLKKRLTRIVVADGGLKTDDSEWGKDLLHAFSLAREKLHCSFIGLDGRDVIEDIKEKFVNTADGFKPRSYRCKVHYYEKNDILEKGRKVGEGEILLLTPRHPNKGIIKKECVTWKEALRDINVDLEAGKWGTNPQQNADEVDSLTCCCCDCCHRSWLQSLSPDCLCGVFPRHSTANQFFTPRMFTAYHCEGYNACLEAEAAEFLGARQDVGMASPNDDTNGAQWQA, encoded by the exons ATGAGGTGGAGTCAAAAACAGCGATTGCAACGAGGAGCGCTTCGTCCATCTTTGAtttatttgcaacaaaaaatttctcggcttGATTTGATACTGCGTAAGAGCAG CCTCAAAATGACTGAAACAGGCCTGGCCTTCTCAGGTGGTGGTATCAGGTCAGCGGCATTCTCTTCGGGTGTCTTGCGCAGACTCCTACAGCGTAACACCAAGATCGACTACCTAAGCTGTGTATCGGGGGGTGGTTACACAGGCTCAGCCTACGTAGACTGGAAATACCGGAATGGGAATAATGATGACCCCGAATGGCACCAGAGATTCTTCGAGCATATGAGAGAACGGTCTGGATTGATGTGTAACTGGCAGATACCTCTTCATGGGGTGGTTAACACTCTGATAATCTTGTTTCTGATTCTTTTCGTTTGTGTCTTAATGCCTTTGATATTGTGGGGTCCTTACGTTTTTCCGGTTGCTTATGCCATTGATTTACTCTTCGGAAATTTACTGCGAGCTGAATTTCACTGCGCCGACGCGTCCACTACATCGCCTTCTCTTAATAACACCGCTGATAATGCCACCCATCACGTCTCCCAGGGAACACAACGATCACTCTGTCAGGTTAAGACTGGAACCGAAGTTTACTACCGTCTTGTCTTGTTTTCCGTCTTGGCGAGTatgtttgttcttttcttcatACTATCAATTACaaagaagttttcaaagtACCAGTATGACCTGTTTTTGGTGTCGAGTATCTTTGGTTTGCTGTTTAGCTTCACTTTTTTACCCTACTGCATCCAGTACTTATCCAAAGACACTCCAGTGTGGGTACAGCTGCTCGTCCTTGTTTTTAGCTTGGCCGTCTGGATCTTCTTTCCTGTTCTCAGAAGTAGGTCGTCTTTTGTTGTGGTGGTTTACCTGTATTCTTACTTTGTGTACTGGAGGGTCTTCAAAGATGCCATCTTTGGTTTGAAATATTCTGATTATTTATTCTTTCGTCTCATGTTCGCGCTTGGTTTTGTGTTGTGGATTGCACCCGCCTTAGGAGCTTTTCAACAAAGGCTCGTTTACTTGTTCAACAG GTGGCACCTTCAGAGCGCATTTTACACACGCGAGAGTGTGGGTAAGTGGGGTTGCCAAGGGATTGGGTGCGAAGATATATTCTTGAAAAAGTGTAAAGATGCATCACACACAGAACACGAAAAACTGGGACATGATGAAACAGGCCCACTCACTCTGGGAGATCTAGGACCCGATATGAAACCTCAGTACATGTCCAACATGGTCGTCAATGAATGGTCCCTTGACGAAGACGAAAAGCAGACATACGAACTCCTTGTCATGTCGCCTACGGTAATTGAGCGCCTTGATCGTCGTGAAGGCCAAGTTCAATTTGAGGGCAAACTAGAACCAAAAGATGTGAAGCTGTCCGCTGCCATGGCAACGTCAGCTGCCGCAGTCGCTCGCAACATGGGAGCTTATGAAAATTCAACGGAGGGACTTAAGCAGTTACAAGTTGTGTTAGGATTGGGGATGGATTCTTCTTGGGTGTCTGATACCCAGACTCTACACAAAAGGAAGTGGTATTGGGAG ATTCCTCCATATATCGTCGAGGTTGTCCGTGTCCTGCCTTTGGTAACCTTTCCCCTTGTGTATTTCATGAAAGGCGAGAAGGCCGATAACGAGATTTGGGTGGCAATTGGGGTGCTGTTGTTGTTCATCATGCTGGGGATATTAACCATTTTTTCTGTGCTGAGGACCGGACGTGAAAACCCAGGAACCCTGGAGAGACTAACAAG ATGGTTTGTTGTTAATGTGCCCGTGGTGCGGTATATGAGGCAGTTGCTTTCTGTTTCCAATCGCGggccctcccctccccccatTTTACTTCTTAGtgacggcggccatattgaaAATCTTGGCATCCTGCCCCTGCTGAAAAAACGCCTAACAAGGATTGTAGTAGCTGACGGTGGTCTCAAAACAGACGACAGCGAGTGGGGCAAAGATCTTCTTcatgcattttcattggctcgcgAGAAACTTCATTGTTCGTTTATTGGACTCGATGGTCGTGACGTCATAGAGGATATCAAAGAGAAGTTTGTCAACACCGCTGATGGTTTCAAACCCAGAAGCTATAG ATGTAAAGTGCACTATTACGAAAAGAATGACATTttggaaaaaggaagaaaagttGGCGAAGGCGAAATCCTCCTTCTTACTCCAAGGCACCCTAACAAAGGCATCATAAAGAAAGAATGCGTGACATGGAAAGAAGCATTGCGTGACATCAACGTTGACCTTGAAGCCGGAAAATGGGGCACAAACCCGCAGCAGAACGCAGATGAGGTGGACAGCCTGACGTGCTGTTGCTGTGATTGTTGTCACAGGAGTTGGCTTCAGAGTCTATCTCCAGATTGTCTCTGTGGAGTTTTTCCACGTCACAGCACGGCCAATCAGTTCTTCACTCCGCGCATGTTCACAGCATACCATTGCGAAGGCTACAACGCATGCCTGGAAGCTGAGGCCGCTGAATTCTTAGGCGCAAGACAAGATGTGGGGATGGCAAGTCCGAATGACGACACTAATGGCGCACAATGGCAGGCATAA